One Oceanicoccus sagamiensis genomic region harbors:
- a CDS encoding aspartate carbamoyltransferase yields the protein MKFTGSHILSIGQFERIDIDRIFDVADRMKPYAQRRRITKVLDGAILGSMFFEPSTRTRVSFGSAFNLLGGEVRETIGFESSAIAKGESLYDTARVLSGYSDAIAMRHPQEGSVAEFAAASRVPVINGGDGANEHPSQALLDLYTIKKELQDQGRDLDGLRIALIGDLKFGRTVHSLCKLLTLYNNVAVTLISPAELKMPGEIVERMRTAGLAVTESDAMEESIAHVDIAYSTRIQEERFASQEEANLYRGRYRLNQAIYTRFCEPNTVIMHPLPRDSREGANELDNDLNDNPNLAIFRQADNGVVVRMALFTLILDVEDQVEKYSRDVNWYTGSRF from the coding sequence TTGAAATTCACCGGTAGCCATATTCTTTCCATTGGCCAGTTTGAGCGTATTGATATCGATCGTATCTTTGACGTGGCCGACCGTATGAAGCCCTATGCCCAGCGCAGGCGCATAACCAAGGTCTTGGATGGTGCTATTCTGGGCAGCATGTTTTTTGAACCCAGTACCCGTACCCGGGTGAGCTTTGGCAGTGCGTTTAATTTACTGGGGGGCGAGGTCCGTGAAACCATTGGCTTTGAATCTTCGGCCATCGCTAAAGGTGAGTCCCTTTACGATACCGCCAGGGTATTAAGTGGCTACAGTGATGCTATTGCCATGCGCCACCCGCAAGAGGGTTCTGTGGCAGAATTTGCCGCTGCCAGTCGAGTGCCGGTGATTAATGGTGGTGACGGTGCCAACGAACACCCCAGCCAGGCACTGCTGGATTTATATACCATTAAAAAAGAACTGCAAGACCAGGGCCGAGACCTCGACGGTTTACGTATTGCCCTGATCGGTGATTTAAAATTTGGCCGTACCGTTCACTCCCTGTGTAAATTATTGACGCTGTATAACAATGTGGCGGTCACCCTGATTTCCCCAGCGGAATTGAAAATGCCGGGTGAAATTGTTGAGAGGATGCGTACCGCAGGTCTTGCGGTAACCGAGTCTGATGCGATGGAAGAAAGTATTGCCCATGTCGACATTGCCTACTCAACCCGAATCCAGGAAGAGCGTTTTGCCAGCCAGGAAGAGGCCAACTTATACCGCGGACGCTATCGTTTAAATCAGGCTATCTATACGCGTTTTTGTGAGCCAAACACCGTGATTATGCATCCATTGCCCCGCGATTCTCGCGAAGGGGCTAATGAGTTAGATAATGATCTGAACGACAATCCCAATTTGGCTATTTTCCGTCAGGCGGATAATGGGGTGGTGGTTAGAATGGCTCTTTTTACCTTGATTCTTGATGTGGAAGATCAAGTAGAAAAATATTCTCGTGATGTCAATTGGTATACCGGCAGCCGCTTCTAA